One Setaria viridis chromosome 5, Setaria_viridis_v4.0, whole genome shotgun sequence genomic region harbors:
- the LOC117854982 gene encoding monothiol glutaredoxin-S5, whose translation MYQAIPYSSARPWLVPAAEAAGVVAVKPEPAAEEPAARTDAAGDDGGGRAEVERAVAESPVLVVGRRGCCLSHVVKRLLQGLGVNPAVHEVADEAALAGVVPAGAGAEAAALPAVFVGGKLLGGLDRLMAVHISGELVPILKKAGALWL comes from the coding sequence ATGTACCAGGCGATCCCCTACAGCAGCGCCCGGCCGTGGCTCGTGCCGGCGGctgaggcggcgggcgtcgtcgCCGTGAAGCCGGAGCCTGCGGCGGAGGAGCCCGCCGCTCGGACCGACGCCgcgggggacgacggcggcggcagggcggagGTCGAGAGGGCCGTGGCGGAGAGCCCGGTGCTGGTGGTGGGGCGGCGCGGGTGCTGCCTGAGCCACGTCGTGAAGCGGCTGCTGCAGGGGCTCGGCGTCAACCCGGCGGTGCACGAGGtcgccgacgaggccgcgctcgccggggtcgtcccggccggcgccggcgccgaggccgccgcgctgCCGGCGGTGTTCGTCGGCGGGAAGCTGCTGGGCGGGCTGGACCGGCTTATGGCCGTCCACATCTCCGGCGAGCTCGTGCCCATCCTCAAGAAGGCCGGTGCCCTCTGGCTCTAA